A single genomic interval of Pyrus communis chromosome 5, drPyrComm1.1, whole genome shotgun sequence harbors:
- the LOC137734470 gene encoding uncharacterized protein, producing MIVVCNHNSYFVQKKDVFGAIGLIPQQKIIAPLRMLTYEVSADQVDEITRMGKSTILESLLRFCRAIESIYIVECLRKPTNIDLQRLLKKAEMRGFPGMIGSIDLFNDVLQGNAPKITYCVNRHMYNGPYYLAYDIYPRWSTFIKTVTRPRSAKEKHFASCQEGCRKDVERCFGILQAHWAIVRGATRLFDAESLQSIMTTCIILHNMIVEEEYDHDVVDEYELDTMNNSRTRIYCAHDGTEESV from the exons atgattgttgtttgcaACCAtaattcttactttgtgcaaaagaaggatGTTTTTGGTGCTATAGGTCTCATTCCTCAGCAAAAAATTATTGCTCCCTTGCGGATGCTTACATATGAAgtatctgcagaccaagtggatgagataacgaggatggggaaatcaaccattcttgagtccctgctGAGGTTTTGcagagcaatcgaatctatctacatcGTAGAGTGCCTCCGGAAACCTACAAACATAGACTTACAAAGGCTTCTAAAGAAGGCCGAGATGcgtggttttcctgggatgattggaagcattgatt tgttcaacgatgtcctgcaaggaaatgCACCAAAAATCACGTACTGCGTCAACAGACATATGTACAACGGACCATACTACTTAGCATacgacatttacccaaggtggtcaacatttatcAAAACAGTTACACGTccgcgaagtgcaaaggaaaaacactttgcaagctgtcaagaggggtgcaggaaggatgtggagcgttgttttggtatccttcAAGCTCactgggcgatcgtcaggggtgctaCCAGATTGTTTGATGCAGAGTCGCTTCAATCCATCATGacgacgtgcatcattcttcacaacatgattgtggaagaagAGTATGATCATGAtgtcgttgatgaatatgagctaGACacaatgaacaattcaagaacacgtatatattgcgCTCATGATGGCACCGAAGAATCCGTGTAA